A window of the Lactuca sativa cultivar Salinas chromosome 5, Lsat_Salinas_v11, whole genome shotgun sequence genome harbors these coding sequences:
- the LOC111910405 gene encoding F-box/kelch-repeat protein At3g06240: MPSHDCDSIEIHFRFGFDPKTDDYKVVKLTGLTGPRTYAVRWWLQIEIYCTRKGSWELITERFPPHITNIIDGDSVCVDGHDGHLHWLGYANGEQDPKTIIAFDLGSETFREILFPNSIRQNRVNVLGVLSEKLCVMSYIEDVAYEVWVMDEYGVAESWVKRHVLSPFFDDTWPYGFTLHNEFLIEDNGYLVLYDSSANKRCILEDHCAEEYGVEKIVEYVDSLVWVAPAKHEMVDG, encoded by the coding sequence ATGCCCTCCCATGATTGTGATTCAATCGAAATCCATTTCCGGTTTGGGTTTGATCCCAAAACTGATGATTACAAAGTGGTCAAGCTCACAGGCCTTACTGGACCACGAACATATGCCGTTAGATGGTGGCTGCAAATTGAGATTTATTGCACGAGAAAAGGTTCATGGGAGTTGATCACTGAAAGGTTTCCACCGCACATCACAAACATTATTGATGGCGATTCTGTTTGTGTTGATGGCCATGATGGCCATCTTCATTGGCTTGGTTATGCTAATGGGGAGCAAGATCCAAAAACGATAATCGCATTTGATTTGGGTTCAGAGACATTCCGTGAGatactttttccaaattctataCGTCAAAACCGTGTGAATGTTTTAGGAGTTTTGTCTGAGAAGCTCTGTGTGATGTCATATATTGAGGATGTTGCATATGAGGTGTGGGTGATGGATGAGTATGGGGTGGCTGAATCATGGGTCAAACGCCATGTCTTATCACCCTTTTTCGATGATACATGGCCGTATGGATTCACATTGCACAATGAGTTTCTTATTGAAGATAATGGTTATCTTGTCTTGTATGATTCATCTGCAAACAAGCGGTGTATCTTGGAGGATCATTGTGCCGAAGAATATGGTGTAGAAAAAATTGTGGAGTATGTTGACAGTCTTGTTTGGGTAGCACCTGCCAAGCATGAGATGGTGGATGGTTGA